The Pseudomonas pergaminensis nucleotide sequence TGCTTGGGGCCGTCCGGCAAATAGCGCAGCACGGGCCAGGTCAGCAGGATCGCCGGGGTGCCGATCACGATGAACAGCCACTGCCAGCCGTGCAGGCCAAGGATGCCGTCCATGCCCAGCAAACCACCGGACACCGGGCCGGTGATCATCATCGCGATGGGTTGCGAGAGGATAAACAGCCCAAGGATCTTGCCGCGATGGCGCACCGGGAACCATTGGGTGATGTAGTACAGCACGCCCGGAAAGAACCCCGCCTCCGCCGCGCCGAGCAAAAAGCGCATGACATAGAAGCTGTGCGGCCCTTGCACGAAGGCCATGCCGATGGTGATGGCGCCCCAGGTGATCATGATGCGTGCAAACCAACGCCGCGCGCCGAAGCGGTCGAGCATCAGGTTGCTGGGGATCTCGAACAGGAAGTAGCCAATGAAGAACAACCCCGCACCCAGGCCATAGGCGGCGTCGCCGATGCCGACGTCGGCGCCCATGTGCAACTTGGCGAAGCCCACGGCGGAGCGGTCCACGTAGGCGATCAGGTACAGCAGGATCAGGAAGGGAATCAGTTTCAGCGTGATGCGCCGAATAAGCCGCAGTTCCTGGCTCATGGGGTCGATCTCCGATTGTTGTTTTTATAGAAGCTCGGGGGACGCCTCTCGCGAAAATCCGCCAGGGCCATACCTCAGTGAAGACCGACTATATAGTATGACTATTTGCAAAACAACTCTTCCAAAGCATCGATTTTGCGCTTATGTTTAAGCACGCATAGAACATATAGTCATACAATAAGAGAATCGATCATGCCTGATAAAAAGCCCGGCCTACGCTCTGCCCAGTGGTTTGGTACCGCCGACAAGAACGGCTTCATGTACCGCAGCTGGATGAAGAACCAGGGCATTGCCGACCATCAGTTCCATGGCAAGCCGATCATCGGCATCTGCAATACCTGGTCGGAGCTGACCCCGTGCAACGCGCATTTCCGCCAGATTGCCGAGCACGTCAAACGCGGCGTGATCGAGGCCGGTGGCTTCCCGGTGGAATTCCCGGTGTTCTCCAACGGCGAGTCGAACCTGCGCCCTACCGCGATGCTGACCCGCAACCTGGCAAGCATGGACGTGGAAGAGGCGATTCGTGGCAACCCGATTGACGGCGTGGTGTTGCTGACTGGCTGCGACAAGACCACCCCCGCGCTGCTGATGGGCGCGGCCAGCTGCGATGTGCCGGCCATCGTCGTGACCGGCGGGCCGATGCTCAATGGCAAGCACAAGGGCCAGGACATTGGCTCGGGCACGGTGGTGTGGCAGCTCAGCGAGCAGGTCAAGGCTGGCACCATCACGCTGGATGATTTCCTCGCGGCCGAGGGCGGCATGTCGCGTTCGGCAGGCACCTGCAACACCATGGGCACCGCCTCGACCATGGCGTGCATGGCCGAGGCATTGGGCACTTCCCTGCCCCACAACGCCGCGATCCCGGCAGTGGATGCGCGGCGCTATGTGCTGGCGCATATGTCGGGCATGCGTGCGGTCGAGATGGTGCGCGAAGACTTGAAGCTGTCGAAGATTCTCACCAAGGAAGCGTTCGAAAACGCGATCCGTGTGAATGCGGCCATCGGCGGTTCGACCAACGCGGTGATCCACCTCAAAGCCATCGCCGGGCGCATCGGCGTCGAACTCGACCTGGATGACTGGACCCGCATTGGCCGTGGCATGCCGACCATTGTCGACCTGCAACCCTCGGGGCGCTTCCTGATGGAAGAGTTCTACTACGCCGGTGGCCTGCCCGCCGTGCTGCGCCGTCTCGGTGAAGCCAACCTGATCCCGCACCCGAACGCCCTGACCGTGAACGGCAAGTCCCTGGGCGAGAACACGCAGGACTCGCCGATCTATGGCCAGGACGAGGTGATCCGCACCCTCGACAACCCAATCCGCGCCGACGGCGGCATTTGTGTATTGCGCGGCAACCTGGCGCCGCTGGGTGCGGTGCTCAAGCCGTCAGCCGCCAGCCCGGCACTGATGCAGCACCGAGGCCGCGCGGTGGTGTTCGAGAACTTTGACATGTACAAGGCGCGCATCAACGACCCGGAGCTGGACGTCGACGCCAACTCGATCCTGGTCATGAAAAACTGCGGCCCCAAGGGTTACCCAGGCATGGCCGAAGTCGGCAACATGGGCTTGCCCGCCAAGCTGTTGGCCCAGGGCGTGACGGACATGGTGCGGATTTCCGATGCACGCATGAGCGGCACCGCGTACGGCACGGTGGTGTTGCATGTGGCGCCGGAAGCCGCTGCCGGCGGGCCATTGGCCACGGTGCAGGAAGGTGACTGGATCGAACTGGACTGCGCCAACGGCCGCCTGCACCTGGACATTCCCGACGCAGAGCTGGCAGCACGCATGGCTGACCTGGCGCCCCCACAGAACCTCATTGTCGGCGGCTATCGCCAGCTGTACATCGACCATGTGCTGCAGGCCGACCAGGGCTGCGACTTTGACTTCCTGGTGGGCTGCCGAGGGGCTGAAGTCCCCCGGCATTCCCACTAATTGGGATGCTATGATGCTGCGAATTCAAGCCAGAGCCTCCCCGTAGTCATGGATCACCAGCCGCCCAAGCCGCGCAAGAGCCAGCATGCCCAGATCGTTCAGGACTTGGGCATGCACATCGTTTCCGGTCGCTTCAAGCCTGAAGAACGGCTGCCCATGGAGGCCACGCTCTGCGAGGAGTACCAGGTCAGCCGCTCGGTGTTGCGTGAAGCCACGCGGGTGCTCAGCGCCAAGGGCCTGGTGTATTCCAAGCCACGGGTGGGCGCGGTGGTGCGGCCTCGGTTGAAATGGCACCTGCTCGACCCGGACGTGCTGTCCTGGTTGATGCAGTCCACGCCCCACAGCGAATTCTTCAACACCCTGGCCGGGGTGCGGCGCATCCTCGAACCGGAGATCGCCGCCATGGCCGCGACCACCGCCACCGATGAAGACATCGCGACCATCGAACAAGCCTACCTGGGCATGGAAACCGCGCAGACCCACGAACAGCTGCTACAGGCCGACCTGGACTTCCACCGCGCCATTGCCGACGCCACCCGCAACGACCTGCTGGCCTACATGTGCAACATGCTGTCGCTGCCGTTGCGTGAGTCGATCAACATCACTAACCGCCGCCCGGACATCCAGGGCCTGAGCCTGCCCCGGCACAAGGCGATCCTCACCGCAATCCAGAACCGCGACGCCCTGGGCGCGCGGCACGCGTCGCTGGTGCAATTGGATGACACGCGGGTGGCGCTGGATACGGTGATGAATGTGCTCACGCCGCTCTGAGCGCCAGGCCAAAACCACGCGCTATCAGGTGAACACCGATTCAAAATGTGGGAGCGGGCTTGCTCACGAATGCAGGGTGTCAGTCACTGAATGTATTGGCTGACACACCGCATTCGCGAGCAAGCCCGCTCCCACAGGTATACCTGCGTACGCCTTATAGGGTGTAGGCGATCCCGACCTGAACGGTGCGGGGTTCGCCTGGGTAGGCATACACATTGCCGAACGCTCCCTCTTCATACTCGCGATTGAACAGGTTTTTCACGTCCAGGTTCAGCCGTACCTTGTCGTTGACCTTGTAGTAGCCGAGCAGGTCGACCACGGTGTAGGCGTCCATCGAGAATGCCGTGTTGGACGTCTGCCCGGCGCGCTCATCCACGTATTTAGCGCCGGCCCCCAAGCCGAGGCCTTTCAGCGTGCCGTCCTGGAATTCATAGACGTTGAGCAAGCTGAAGCTGTTGCGCGGGATGTTCAGCAAGCGCGTGCCAGTGCGCAGGGTGTTGTCCTTGGTGACTTCGGCGTCGACGTAGGCATACCCACCGATCACGCGCCACTC carries:
- a CDS encoding IlvD/Edd family dehydratase translates to MPDKKPGLRSAQWFGTADKNGFMYRSWMKNQGIADHQFHGKPIIGICNTWSELTPCNAHFRQIAEHVKRGVIEAGGFPVEFPVFSNGESNLRPTAMLTRNLASMDVEEAIRGNPIDGVVLLTGCDKTTPALLMGAASCDVPAIVVTGGPMLNGKHKGQDIGSGTVVWQLSEQVKAGTITLDDFLAAEGGMSRSAGTCNTMGTASTMACMAEALGTSLPHNAAIPAVDARRYVLAHMSGMRAVEMVREDLKLSKILTKEAFENAIRVNAAIGGSTNAVIHLKAIAGRIGVELDLDDWTRIGRGMPTIVDLQPSGRFLMEEFYYAGGLPAVLRRLGEANLIPHPNALTVNGKSLGENTQDSPIYGQDEVIRTLDNPIRADGGICVLRGNLAPLGAVLKPSAASPALMQHRGRAVVFENFDMYKARINDPELDVDANSILVMKNCGPKGYPGMAEVGNMGLPAKLLAQGVTDMVRISDARMSGTAYGTVVLHVAPEAAAGGPLATVQEGDWIELDCANGRLHLDIPDAELAARMADLAPPQNLIVGGYRQLYIDHVLQADQGCDFDFLVGCRGAEVPRHSH
- a CDS encoding FadR/GntR family transcriptional regulator gives rise to the protein MDHQPPKPRKSQHAQIVQDLGMHIVSGRFKPEERLPMEATLCEEYQVSRSVLREATRVLSAKGLVYSKPRVGAVVRPRLKWHLLDPDVLSWLMQSTPHSEFFNTLAGVRRILEPEIAAMAATTATDEDIATIEQAYLGMETAQTHEQLLQADLDFHRAIADATRNDLLAYMCNMLSLPLRESINITNRRPDIQGLSLPRHKAILTAIQNRDALGARHASLVQLDDTRVALDTVMNVLTPL